Proteins encoded together in one Telopea speciosissima isolate NSW1024214 ecotype Mountain lineage chromosome 4, Tspe_v1, whole genome shotgun sequence window:
- the LOC122657360 gene encoding protein DETOXIFICATION 27-like isoform X1, translating into MRFNNGITGEESVPLLQKIPSIRENEEEENLGKRVWIESKLLWHIVGPAIFSRVSSYSMNVITQAFAGHLGDLELASLSIANNVIVGFNYGLLLGMASALETLCGQAFGAKKFHMLGIYMQRSWIVLFLCSVLLLPMYVFATPVLKWMGQPEDVAEQSGMVALWLIPLHFSFAFQFPLQRFLQCQLKTAVIAWVSLVGFIVHVFVSWLFVYGFKLGLVGTAITLNFSWWVLVFGLLAYTICGGCPLSWTGFSVQAFFGLWDFLKLSVAAGVMLCLENWYYRIIILMTGNLKNAKIAVDALSICMTINGWEMMIPLAFFAATGVRVANELGAGNGKGAKFATTVSVVTSTIIGLIFGVLIMIFHSNFAIIFTSSYQVITAVDKLSVLLVFTILLNSVQPVLSGQYSLLLFSHLFLIYSFSTSSINVGVAVGSGWQGFVAFINLGCYYIIGVPFGVLLGWFFNLGVEGIWIGMICGTAVQTLVLSIITIHCDWDNEARKATLAVEKWAKSDAADGENQITAKIKG; encoded by the exons ATGCGattcaacaatggcataacaGGGGAAGAATCTGTTCCCTTGTTGCAGAAAATACCATCAAtaagagagaatgaagaagaggaaaatttaGGGAAAAGGGTTTGGATCGAATCAAAACTGTTATGGCACATCGTTGGTCCAGCCATCTTCAGCCGTGTCTCCTCCTACTCCATGAATGTCATCACCCAAGCTTTCGCTGGCCACCTTGGTGATCTTGAGCTTGCTTCCCTCTCCATCGCCAATAATGTCATTGTTGGCTTCAATTACGGTCTCTTG TTAGGAATGGCAAGTGCATTGGAGACACTATGTGGTCAGGCATTTGGAGCTAAGAAATTCCATATGTTGGGAATCTATATGCAGAGATCATGGATTGTTCTGTTTCTCTGCTCTGTTCTGCTTCTGCCCATGTACGTATTTGCTACTCCTGTTCTGAAATGGATGGGGCAACCGGAGGATGTGGCGGAGCAGTCGGGTATGGTGGCTCTCTGGCTTATCCCTCTCCACTTTAGCTTTGCATTCCAGTTTCCTTTGCAGAGGTTCTTGCAATGCCAGCTTAAGACTGCAGTGATTGCCTGGGTTTCCTTGGTGGGTTTCATTGTTCATGTATTTGTGAGTTGGCTTTTTGTGTATGGCTTCAAGCTTGGCTTGGTGGGAACTGCTATTACCCTTAACTTCTCATGGTGGGTTCTGGTTTTTGGATTGTTGGCTTACACCATTTGTGGTGGGTGTCCTCTCTCTTGGACTGGTTTCTCGGTTCAAGCTTTCTTTGGGCTTTGGGATTTCCTCAAGCTCTCTGTAGCTGCAGGTGTAATGCTCTG CTTGGAGAACTGGTATTACAGAATAATTATATTGATGACAGGAAATCTGAAGAATGCAAAGATTGCAGTTGATGCTTTGTCCATTTG CATGACCATTAATGGATGGGAAATGATGATTCCTTTGGCGTTTTTCGCGGCAACTGG AGTAAGGGTGGCAAACGAGCTAGGAGCAGGGAATGGGAAAGGAGCAAAGTTTGCGACAACAGTATCAGTGGTGACATCAACAATAATAGGTCTCATATTTGGTGTTCTAATTATGATATTCCACAGCAACTTTGCAATTATCTTCACTTCCAGCTACCAAGTTATCACTGCTGTCGACAAGCTTTCTGTCCTCTTAGTCTTCACCATTCTCCTCAATAGTGTTCAACCAGTTCTCTCTGGTCAGTACTCACTACTActcttctctcatctctttctcATTTATAGTTTCTCAACTTCATCTATTAATGTAGGAGTGGCTGTTGGATCGGGATGGCAAGGTTTTGTGGCCTTCATAAATTTGGGTTGCTATTACATCATTGGGGTCCCTTTCGGTGTTTTATTGGGATGGTTCTTTAATCTTGGAGTCGAG GGTATCTGGATTGGGATGATTTGTGGGACCGCGGTGCAAACATTGGTATTGTCCATCATCACCATTCATTGCGACTGGGATAACGAG GCAAGGAAAGCAACCTTAGCGGTAGAAAAATGGGCGAAATCAGATGCTGCAGACGGTGAAAACCAAATTACagcaaaaataaaagggtaG
- the LOC122657360 gene encoding protein DETOXIFICATION 27-like isoform X2 — MRFNNGITGEESVPLLQKIPSIRENEEEENLGKRVWIESKLLWHIVGPAIFSRVSSYSMNVITQAFAGHLGDLELASLSIANNVIVGFNYGLLLGMASALETLCGQAFGAKKFHMLGIYMQRSWIVLFLCSVLLLPMYVFATPVLKWMGQPEDVAEQSGMVALWLIPLHFSFAFQFPLQRFLQCQLKTAVIAWVSLVGFIVHVFVSWLFVYGFKLGLVGTAITLNFSWWVLVFGLLAYTICGGCPLSWTGFSVQAFFGLWDFLKLSVAAGVMLCLENWYYRIIILMTGNLKNAKIAVDALSICMTINGWEMMIPLAFFAATGVRVANELGAGNGKGAKFATTVSVVTSTIIGLIFGVLIMIFHSNFAIIFTSSYQVITAVDKLSVLLVFTILLNSVQPVLSGVAVGSGWQGFVAFINLGCYYIIGVPFGVLLGWFFNLGVEGIWIGMICGTAVQTLVLSIITIHCDWDNEARKATLAVEKWAKSDAADGENQITAKIKG, encoded by the exons ATGCGattcaacaatggcataacaGGGGAAGAATCTGTTCCCTTGTTGCAGAAAATACCATCAAtaagagagaatgaagaagaggaaaatttaGGGAAAAGGGTTTGGATCGAATCAAAACTGTTATGGCACATCGTTGGTCCAGCCATCTTCAGCCGTGTCTCCTCCTACTCCATGAATGTCATCACCCAAGCTTTCGCTGGCCACCTTGGTGATCTTGAGCTTGCTTCCCTCTCCATCGCCAATAATGTCATTGTTGGCTTCAATTACGGTCTCTTG TTAGGAATGGCAAGTGCATTGGAGACACTATGTGGTCAGGCATTTGGAGCTAAGAAATTCCATATGTTGGGAATCTATATGCAGAGATCATGGATTGTTCTGTTTCTCTGCTCTGTTCTGCTTCTGCCCATGTACGTATTTGCTACTCCTGTTCTGAAATGGATGGGGCAACCGGAGGATGTGGCGGAGCAGTCGGGTATGGTGGCTCTCTGGCTTATCCCTCTCCACTTTAGCTTTGCATTCCAGTTTCCTTTGCAGAGGTTCTTGCAATGCCAGCTTAAGACTGCAGTGATTGCCTGGGTTTCCTTGGTGGGTTTCATTGTTCATGTATTTGTGAGTTGGCTTTTTGTGTATGGCTTCAAGCTTGGCTTGGTGGGAACTGCTATTACCCTTAACTTCTCATGGTGGGTTCTGGTTTTTGGATTGTTGGCTTACACCATTTGTGGTGGGTGTCCTCTCTCTTGGACTGGTTTCTCGGTTCAAGCTTTCTTTGGGCTTTGGGATTTCCTCAAGCTCTCTGTAGCTGCAGGTGTAATGCTCTG CTTGGAGAACTGGTATTACAGAATAATTATATTGATGACAGGAAATCTGAAGAATGCAAAGATTGCAGTTGATGCTTTGTCCATTTG CATGACCATTAATGGATGGGAAATGATGATTCCTTTGGCGTTTTTCGCGGCAACTGG AGTAAGGGTGGCAAACGAGCTAGGAGCAGGGAATGGGAAAGGAGCAAAGTTTGCGACAACAGTATCAGTGGTGACATCAACAATAATAGGTCTCATATTTGGTGTTCTAATTATGATATTCCACAGCAACTTTGCAATTATCTTCACTTCCAGCTACCAAGTTATCACTGCTGTCGACAAGCTTTCTGTCCTCTTAGTCTTCACCATTCTCCTCAATAGTGTTCAACCAGTTCTCTCTG GAGTGGCTGTTGGATCGGGATGGCAAGGTTTTGTGGCCTTCATAAATTTGGGTTGCTATTACATCATTGGGGTCCCTTTCGGTGTTTTATTGGGATGGTTCTTTAATCTTGGAGTCGAG GGTATCTGGATTGGGATGATTTGTGGGACCGCGGTGCAAACATTGGTATTGTCCATCATCACCATTCATTGCGACTGGGATAACGAG GCAAGGAAAGCAACCTTAGCGGTAGAAAAATGGGCGAAATCAGATGCTGCAGACGGTGAAAACCAAATTACagcaaaaataaaagggtaG